Proteins co-encoded in one Actinomadura luteofluorescens genomic window:
- a CDS encoding diacylglycerol kinase family protein translates to MRGDEAGRVRAFTAIVNPAAGGASASCLTPLARLLRDAGAEVDVEYSRGMEHAAGAARAAAEAGRAVLGVGGDGLVGCVGGALAGTDALFGIVPAGRGNDFARQLGVPSDPERLAPLLLEGEPRAVDTIDANGTAVLGSVYAGVDAVANDNANRTRLLRGSAAYYVGALRAIASWRHADYLITVDGERHRREGYTVVAANSGYYGFGKHIAPDARVDDGLLDVVLIRKAPRTLFFAVMRELEAGTHVRRPEVEVLRGREVRIELAEGSGRTLPYGADGELPGVLPVTARVMPGALRVLAP, encoded by the coding sequence GTGCGCGGGGATGAAGCGGGCAGGGTGCGCGCGTTCACCGCGATCGTCAACCCGGCGGCGGGCGGCGCGTCCGCCTCGTGCCTGACGCCGCTCGCCCGGCTGCTGCGCGACGCGGGCGCCGAGGTCGACGTCGAGTACAGCCGCGGGATGGAGCACGCCGCCGGCGCCGCCCGCGCCGCCGCCGAGGCCGGCCGCGCGGTGCTCGGCGTCGGCGGGGACGGCCTGGTCGGCTGCGTCGGCGGGGCCCTGGCCGGGACGGACGCCCTCTTCGGGATCGTTCCCGCGGGCCGGGGCAACGACTTCGCGCGTCAGCTCGGCGTCCCGTCCGATCCGGAGCGGCTCGCCCCACTGCTGCTGGAGGGCGAGCCCCGCGCCGTCGACACGATCGACGCCAACGGGACGGCCGTGCTGGGCAGCGTCTACGCGGGCGTGGACGCTGTCGCCAACGACAACGCCAACCGGACGCGGCTGCTGCGCGGCTCCGCCGCCTACTACGTGGGGGCGCTACGCGCGATCGCCTCGTGGCGGCACGCCGACTACCTGATCACGGTGGACGGCGAGCGGCACCGGCGGGAGGGCTACACCGTCGTCGCCGCGAACTCCGGCTACTACGGGTTCGGCAAGCACATCGCCCCCGACGCGCGCGTGGACGACGGCCTGCTCGACGTCGTGCTGATCCGCAAGGCGCCGAGGACGCTGTTCTTCGCCGTCATGCGGGAGCTGGAGGCGGGGACGCACGTCCGGCGGCCCGAGGTGGAGGTCCTGCGCGGCCGCGAGGTGCGCATCGAGCTCGCCGAGGGGTCCGGCAGGACGCTCCCGTACGGCGCGGACGGGGAGCTGCCCGGGGTCCTCCCGGTCACCGCGCGGGTGATGCCGGGCGCGCTGCGCGTCCTGGCGCCCTGA
- a CDS encoding FAD-binding oxidoreductase, with product MLWSGWGDPAKAAPLPEPMVGLLRDLLGVRPAEEPPAVLTGVRVAEPRLSGDDLAALAAAVGDGNVRVEAEARIRHTRGKSTSDLLRIRAGDAADAPDAVVLPGTHDEVLAVLEACAGRRIAVVPFGGGTSVVGGLAPEGVDAFVALDLRRMDGLTELDEVSRTAVLQPGLRAPAAEALLNERGYTLGHFPQSYEWASIGGFAAARSSGQASAGYGRFDDMVVGLTVATPEGTLDLGRAPKSAAGPDLRQLVLGSEGALGVITSVRVRVHPVPAERAYEGWRFASFDQGAAALRRLAQDGPLPAVLRLSDETETMVGLADPSAIGGGSSAAGALAVLGFEGAPAHVADRRAGAARVLREAGGEPLGAGPGEKWEHGRFNAPYLRDSLLDVGAFVETLETAAFWSGVPALYEAVRQALIGTLSGAGTPPLVMCHISHVYPTGASLYFTVVSAQGEDPVEHWAAAKRAACDAIVAAGGTISHHHGVGTDHRDWYAREIGPLGAAVLRAVKDRVDPAGILNPGVLLPPAERK from the coding sequence ATGCTGTGGAGCGGCTGGGGCGACCCGGCGAAGGCGGCGCCGCTGCCCGAGCCGATGGTCGGCCTGCTGCGCGACCTGCTCGGCGTGCGGCCCGCCGAGGAGCCGCCGGCCGTGCTGACCGGCGTCCGGGTCGCCGAGCCCCGGCTGTCCGGGGACGACCTGGCCGCGCTCGCCGCCGCCGTGGGGGACGGGAACGTCCGCGTCGAGGCCGAGGCGCGGATCCGGCACACGCGCGGCAAGTCCACGTCCGACCTGCTGCGCATCCGGGCCGGTGACGCCGCCGACGCGCCGGACGCGGTCGTCCTGCCCGGCACCCACGACGAGGTGCTCGCCGTGCTGGAGGCGTGCGCCGGGCGGCGGATCGCCGTCGTCCCGTTCGGCGGTGGCACCTCGGTCGTCGGCGGGCTGGCGCCGGAGGGCGTGGACGCCTTCGTCGCCCTCGACCTGCGCCGCATGGACGGGCTCACCGAACTCGACGAGGTCTCCCGGACGGCCGTCCTGCAGCCCGGCCTGCGCGCCCCGGCGGCGGAGGCGCTCCTCAACGAGCGCGGCTACACGCTCGGGCACTTCCCGCAGTCCTACGAGTGGGCGTCGATCGGCGGGTTCGCGGCGGCGCGGTCGAGCGGGCAGGCTTCCGCCGGGTACGGGCGGTTCGACGACATGGTCGTCGGCCTCACCGTGGCCACCCCCGAGGGGACGCTCGACCTCGGGCGGGCGCCGAAGTCCGCCGCCGGGCCCGATCTGCGGCAGCTCGTCCTCGGCTCGGAGGGCGCGCTCGGCGTGATCACCTCCGTGCGGGTGCGGGTGCATCCCGTCCCGGCGGAGCGCGCGTACGAGGGCTGGCGGTTCGCCTCGTTCGACCAGGGCGCCGCCGCGCTGCGGCGCCTCGCCCAGGACGGCCCCCTCCCCGCGGTCCTGCGGCTGTCGGACGAGACCGAGACCATGGTCGGGCTGGCCGATCCGTCGGCCATCGGCGGCGGCTCCTCGGCGGCCGGGGCCCTGGCCGTCCTCGGCTTCGAGGGCGCCCCCGCCCATGTCGCCGACCGCCGGGCCGGGGCCGCGCGGGTGCTGCGCGAGGCCGGCGGCGAGCCCCTCGGCGCCGGGCCGGGGGAGAAGTGGGAGCACGGCCGCTTCAACGCCCCCTACCTGCGCGACTCCCTCCTGGACGTCGGCGCCTTCGTCGAGACGCTGGAGACCGCCGCCTTCTGGTCCGGCGTTCCCGCGCTGTACGAGGCCGTCCGGCAGGCGCTGATCGGGACGCTGTCGGGCGCCGGGACGCCGCCGCTGGTGATGTGCCACATCTCGCACGTGTATCCGACCGGCGCGTCCCTCTACTTCACGGTCGTGTCCGCGCAGGGGGAGGACCCCGTCGAGCACTGGGCCGCCGCCAAGCGCGCGGCCTGCGACGCGATCGTCGCGGCGGGCGGGACGATCAGCCATCATCACGGGGTGGGCACCGACCACCGTGACTGGTACGCCCGGGAGATCGGGCCGCTCGGCGCCGCCGTGCTGCGCGCCGTGAAGGACCGGGTCGATCCCGCCGGGATCCTCAACCCGGGCGTCCTCCTCCCGCCCGCGGAAAGGAAGTGA